ATTATTAGGGGCAGGAATCTGCCTGCTGTTGCTTATGTATCAGAGAAAAGGGAATTCAATTTTTCGTGTATGGAAAAGAGAAGATTCAGCGGTCAATCAGCTGATCTTCGGGATGATTGGAATGGCTATGTGTCAGATGACGTACTTCCTTGCCATTCAGGAGTCAAATCCGGGAACTGCGACAGTTCTTCAGTATTCTGCACCAATCTTAATTATGGTGTTCTTTGTATTAGTGGAAAAAAGATTTCCAAAGAAAGAAGAAGTGCTTGTTCTGGCAGCTGTGATCGTAGGAATTTTTTTGCTTGCAACACATGGAAGTATAAAAAACTTAGTGATCACCAATGCAGCATTATTCTGGGGATTGTTATCCGCTTTTGCTTTTGCAGTTTATAACGTGCAGCCAAAGAAACTACTAGACGAATTTGGTACTTTAGAGACAACAGGATGGGGAATGTTTGTCGGTGGAGTTTTGGTAACTCCATTTACAAAAGTGTGGAGTATCCCAGGACATTGGGATATCATGACGGTTGCAATGACA
The sequence above is drawn from the Anaerostipes hadrus ATCC 29173 = JCM 17467 genome and encodes:
- a CDS encoding DMT family transporter codes for the protein MNRSLKGICFTVAGGCCWGMSGVMGKYLFDAKDLTATWLVTVRLLGAGICLLLLMYQRKGNSIFRVWKREDSAVNQLIFGMIGMAMCQMTYFLAIQESNPGTATVLQYSAPILIMVFFVLVEKRFPKKEEVLVLAAVIVGIFLLATHGSIKNLVITNAALFWGLLSAFAFAVYNVQPKKLLDEFGTLETTGWGMFVGGVLVTPFTKVWSIPGHWDIMTVAMTIGVVFLGTIVAFSCYLHGISMLGPVQGSMLGCVEPLVATILSATVLGQAFGMIDVVGILCIVGAVTALTVVDA